A single window of Polaribacter sp. SA4-10 DNA harbors:
- the gap gene encoding type I glyceraldehyde-3-phosphate dehydrogenase, which yields MIKIGINGFGRIGRLAFRSAVNRKDVQVVAINDLLDVDYLAYMLKYDSVHGTFDGTVDVKDGKLVVNGNEIRITAERNPADLKWDEVDAEYVIESTGFFLTEETAGKHLEAGAKKVVLSAPSKDHTPMFVMGVNNTELKADQQIFSNASCTTNCLSPIAKVLNDNWGISEGLMTTVHAATATQKTVDGPSMKDWRGGRSAIGNVIPSSTGAAKAVGKVIPALNGKLTGMAFRIPTMDVSVVDLTVKLEKPATYAEICAAMKAASESGPMKGVLGYTEDMVVSQDFVGDTRTSIFDANAGIALNDNFVKVVSWYDNEMGYSTKIVDLIEYAASL from the coding sequence ATGATTAAAATAGGAATTAATGGATTTGGTAGAATTGGAAGATTAGCTTTCAGATCTGCAGTGAATAGAAAAGACGTACAAGTAGTAGCAATTAATGATTTATTAGATGTAGATTATTTAGCGTACATGTTAAAGTACGATTCAGTTCATGGAACATTTGATGGAACTGTTGATGTAAAAGACGGTAAATTAGTTGTAAACGGAAACGAAATTAGAATTACAGCAGAAAGAAACCCCGCAGATTTAAAATGGGATGAAGTTGATGCTGAATATGTAATTGAATCTACTGGATTTTTCTTAACTGAAGAAACTGCTGGAAAACACCTAGAAGCTGGTGCTAAAAAAGTAGTATTATCTGCTCCATCTAAAGATCATACACCAATGTTTGTAATGGGTGTAAATAATACAGAATTAAAAGCTGATCAACAGATTTTCTCTAACGCATCTTGTACAACGAACTGTTTATCACCTATTGCTAAAGTATTAAATGATAACTGGGGAATCTCTGAAGGGTTAATGACAACTGTACATGCTGCAACTGCAACTCAAAAAACGGTTGATGGTCCTTCTATGAAAGATTGGAGAGGTGGACGTTCTGCTATTGGTAACGTTATTCCTTCTTCTACAGGAGCTGCTAAAGCTGTTGGAAAAGTAATTCCTGCTTTAAATGGAAAATTAACTGGTATGGCTTTTAGAATTCCTACAATGGATGTTTCTGTTGTAGATTTAACAGTCAAATTAGAAAAACCAGCTACGTATGCAGAAATTTGTGCTGCTATGAAAGCTGCTTCAGAAAGTGGACCTATGAAAGGTGTTTTAGGATATACTGAAGATATGGTAGTTTCTCAAGATTTTGTTGGAGATACTCGTACTTCTATCTTTGATGCTAATGCAGGTATTGCTTTAAATGATAACTTTGTAAAAGTTGTTTCTTGGTATGATAACGAAATGGGTTATTCAACTAAAATTGTTGATTTAATTGAATACGCTGCTTCTTTATAA
- a CDS encoding translocation/assembly module TamB — MLFLLLISILLSIPAVQTKIGAFATNKINEDFDVNLTIKKIDLSFLGSVQLKGVEIRDHHKDTLIFANNLTTSLLSVKKILDSKVLLKNISLEGAYFYMKTYKGESQDNMAIFIDQFQKRKPKDSLATPFVLRASNVYVSDLDFKLINVNKKDSILFSALHTGGNLQDLSIVGPDFSSNIRGLYFTDNHNLEVTNLTTDFTYSKTAMHFKKTRLQTKKSDIYANIDFTYKREDLVDFNNKVNIKATFDKSKIAVLDLKKYYNELSGNDFIKLSGNLNGKLNNFDLKNLNLSSGKGIRIIGNLSFVNAINPEKGFVFESDLKNLTATYRELKDILPNVLGKTLPAEFDKLGKFVLAGKIKVTPNQMLANINVRSEIGSAVSDLQITNIDDIDFAKYSGEIALKNFDVGVFFNNPIFGKTSLDGKVNGSGFRLANINTSFIGAISELNFKGYSYKKIVANGQYQNNKFDGDIVIDDQNFKMNFNGLADLSSEVHKFDFKSDIEYLNLKETNLFTRDSIAVLKGAIDLDVEGNTFDDITGKATFNNVLYTNQKEEFIFKEFNVYSSLKDSIKTIEVVSEDIAKGYLTGKFSFLELLPVAQNALGSIYANYTPYKVENNQFLDFNFTIYNQIITVFFPDISIDDNTLIKGKIKSNKNQLKLTFSSPRIAIYGNEIKDILLRTDNQNPLYNSHLTASEVNTKYYNVTKLNLLNRTQNDTLYFKSIFKGGKDNNEDFNLDFFYTFNPEGKSVVGFEKSSFKLKENIWKINPENLNSDKITFNLKTNDFKFSQFKLISGEQEIEFNGSLKGETEKILLADFTKVKLGSFLPKIDSLALKGRLSGNLDFVQKEGVYSPEGLMVVKDFEINNFKQGDLFINIKGDNSYEKYLVDLSINNEKVKSIAATGSLDFSAKRPLIDLDVYLEEFGLNAFSPLGKDVLSSIRGTASGDFTLRGFLSNPEMEGILRLRNAGLKFPYLNVNYDFEGESIILLQEQSFILEDFKLLDTKHKTSGKLSGNISHLNFNQWFLGIEIESDNLLVLNTKNTEEAMYYGAAFIDGTASISGLTDRLTIEINAKTQPGTVFVVPLKDVETVDNYGLIHFKSKETLVNRAQKEIAIEALKGLSLNINLDVTKDATAQVVIDEVSGSQLSGNGTGNLRIEINTRGKFNMFGDYTLDKGVYDFKYGGIVSRPFVIQKGGAVSWNGNPYEANLDVTAIYKTKANPGVLLENFNSNRNIEIDLVTRITGGLFSSKQDLDIQLPNVDPSIASELEFILNDNNVNEKTTQFISLLAFGNFANLDKVNFDANATLTGTASSAVASAFSSLLNSPDSKFKLGVDYQQGQSNNDIDRLNTDNQVDVSVSTQVSDRVIINGKVGVPVGTKTQSSVVGEVKVEVLLNKEGNFRGVIFNRQNEIQYSTEEEGYTQGVGLSYQVNFNTLLGLLKKIGLHKIARPTFKKDTLKKVKNDLDNFEGN; from the coding sequence GTGCTCTTTTTGTTGTTGATTAGTATTCTACTTTCTATACCAGCTGTACAAACTAAAATTGGTGCATTTGCAACCAATAAAATTAATGAAGATTTTGATGTTAATCTAACAATAAAAAAAATAGATTTATCATTTTTAGGAAGCGTACAATTAAAAGGTGTTGAAATTAGAGACCATCATAAGGATACTCTAATTTTCGCTAATAATCTGACTACATCGTTATTAAGTGTTAAAAAAATTCTAGATAGCAAGGTGTTACTAAAAAATATTTCTTTAGAAGGTGCTTATTTTTATATGAAAACATATAAAGGTGAAAGTCAGGATAATATGGCTATTTTTATTGATCAGTTTCAAAAACGAAAACCTAAAGACTCACTTGCAACTCCTTTTGTTTTAAGAGCTTCTAATGTATATGTTAGTGATTTAGATTTTAAATTAATTAATGTAAATAAGAAAGATTCAATATTATTTTCTGCATTACATACAGGAGGTAATTTACAAGATTTATCAATTGTTGGACCAGATTTTTCTTCAAATATTAGAGGACTATATTTTACTGATAATCATAATTTAGAAGTAACAAATTTAACTACAGATTTTACCTATTCTAAAACTGCAATGCATTTTAAGAAGACTAGGTTGCAAACAAAAAAATCAGACATCTATGCTAATATTGATTTTACGTACAAAAGAGAAGATTTAGTAGACTTTAACAACAAGGTAAATATTAAAGCCACTTTTGATAAAAGTAAAATTGCTGTTTTAGATTTAAAGAAATATTATAATGAATTAAGTGGTAATGATTTTATAAAACTTTCTGGAAATCTAAACGGAAAACTAAATAATTTCGACTTAAAAAATCTTAATTTATCATCTGGTAAAGGGATAAGAATTATTGGAAACTTATCATTTGTAAATGCTATTAATCCTGAAAAGGGTTTTGTTTTTGAAAGCGATTTAAAAAATTTAACAGCAACCTATAGAGAATTAAAAGACATACTTCCAAATGTGTTAGGGAAAACCCTTCCAGCAGAGTTTGACAAATTAGGGAAGTTTGTATTAGCGGGTAAAATAAAGGTTACTCCAAATCAAATGTTGGCAAATATAAATGTGCGATCTGAAATAGGTTCTGCAGTTTCAGATCTTCAGATAACAAATATAGATGATATTGATTTTGCTAAATATAGTGGAGAAATTGCTTTAAAAAATTTTGATGTTGGTGTGTTTTTTAACAACCCAATATTTGGTAAAACATCTTTAGATGGTAAAGTTAATGGAAGCGGCTTTAGATTAGCTAATATAAATACCTCTTTTATCGGTGCTATTTCTGAGCTTAATTTTAAAGGTTATTCTTATAAAAAGATTGTGGCAAATGGGCAGTATCAAAACAATAAATTTGATGGAGATATCGTTATTGATGATCAAAATTTTAAAATGAACTTTAATGGTTTGGCTGATTTGTCTTCAGAGGTTCATAAGTTTGATTTTAAATCTGATATTGAGTATTTAAACTTAAAAGAAACGAACCTTTTTACAAGAGATAGTATTGCTGTCTTAAAAGGGGCTATAGATTTAGATGTAGAAGGAAATACATTTGATGATATTACAGGAAAAGCAACTTTTAACAATGTTTTATATACCAACCAAAAAGAAGAATTTATTTTTAAAGAATTTAATGTATACTCTTCATTAAAAGATAGTATTAAAACAATAGAGGTTGTTTCAGAAGATATTGCAAAAGGGTATCTTACTGGTAAGTTTTCGTTTTTAGAATTGTTGCCAGTTGCGCAAAATGCACTAGGAAGCATATATGCAAACTATACACCTTATAAGGTTGAGAATAATCAATTTTTAGATTTTAATTTCACTATTTACAATCAAATTATAACGGTTTTTTTTCCTGATATTTCTATAGATGATAATACTTTAATTAAGGGGAAAATAAAATCTAATAAAAACCAACTGAAACTTACTTTTTCATCACCAAGAATAGCTATTTATGGTAATGAGATAAAAGATATTTTATTAAGAACGGATAATCAAAATCCGCTTTATAATTCACATTTAACAGCCTCAGAAGTAAATACAAAATATTATAACGTAACTAAATTGAATCTATTAAATAGGACTCAGAATGATACATTGTATTTTAAGTCAATTTTTAAAGGGGGTAAGGATAATAATGAAGACTTTAATTTAGATTTTTTCTACACATTTAATCCAGAAGGAAAATCGGTTGTTGGTTTTGAAAAATCATCATTTAAACTTAAAGAAAATATTTGGAAAATTAATCCAGAAAATTTAAATAGTGATAAAATCACATTTAATTTAAAAACAAACGATTTCAAATTTAGTCAGTTTAAATTAATTTCTGGAGAACAAGAAATAGAATTTAATGGAAGTTTAAAAGGTGAAACAGAAAAAATTTTATTGGCAGATTTCACCAAAGTTAAATTAGGTAGTTTCTTACCCAAAATAGATAGTTTAGCTTTAAAAGGAAGGCTGTCTGGAAATCTAGACTTTGTCCAAAAAGAAGGAGTTTATAGCCCTGAAGGCTTAATGGTTGTAAAAGATTTTGAAATAAATAACTTTAAACAAGGTGATTTGTTTATAAATATTAAAGGAGATAATTCTTATGAAAAATACTTAGTAGATTTATCAATTAATAATGAAAAAGTAAAAAGTATTGCAGCTACGGGGTCTTTAGATTTTTCTGCAAAAAGGCCTTTAATAGATTTAGATGTTTATTTGGAGGAGTTTGGTTTAAATGCATTTAGTCCTTTAGGTAAAGATGTTTTATCATCTATAAGAGGAACCGCTTCTGGAGATTTTACTTTACGTGGGTTTTTAAGTAACCCAGAAATGGAAGGAATCTTAAGGCTAAGAAATGCGGGTTTAAAGTTCCCTTATTTAAATGTAAATTATGATTTTGAAGGAGAATCTATTATTTTGTTACAAGAGCAATCTTTTATTTTGGAAGACTTTAAGCTCTTAGATACAAAGCATAAAACTAGCGGTAAGTTAAGTGGGAATATTTCTCATTTAAACTTTAATCAATGGTTTTTAGGTATAGAAATTGAGAGCGATAACTTGTTAGTCTTAAATACAAAAAATACTGAAGAAGCAATGTATTATGGAGCTGCTTTTATAGATGGTACAGCAAGCATATCAGGATTAACAGATCGATTAACAATAGAAATAAATGCTAAAACGCAACCAGGTACTGTTTTTGTAGTTCCTTTAAAAGATGTAGAAACTGTAGATAATTACGGTTTAATCCATTTTAAATCAAAGGAAACTCTTGTTAACAGAGCGCAAAAGGAGATTGCAATAGAAGCTTTAAAAGGGTTGTCTTTAAATATAAATTTAGATGTTACAAAAGATGCAACTGCACAAGTTGTTATAGATGAGGTTTCTGGAAGTCAGTTAAGTGGGAATGGAACAGGAAACCTTCGAATTGAAATAAATACACGAGGTAAATTTAATATGTTTGGAGATTATACTTTAGATAAAGGAGTTTATGATTTTAAATATGGAGGTATAGTTAGTAGACCATTTGTTATTCAAAAAGGAGGAGCAGTTTCTTGGAACGGAAATCCTTATGAAGCAAATTTAGATGTTACAGCAATTTATAAAACGAAAGCAAATCCCGGAGTTTTATTAGAAAATTTCAACTCAAATAGAAATATAGAAATAGATTTAGTAACAAGAATTACTGGTGGATTGTTTAGTTCTAAACAAGACTTAGATATTCAGTTACCAAATGTAGACCCCTCAATTGCAAGTGAATTGGAATTTATTTTAAATGATAATAATGTTAATGAGAAAACAACGCAATTTATATCATTATTAGCTTTTGGTAATTTTGCGAACTTAGACAAAGTAAATTTTGATGCAAATGCAACACTTACCGGAACAGCTTCAAGTGCTGTTGCATCCGCTTTTTCAAGTTTATTAAATAGTCCTGATAGTAAATTTAAATTAGGAGTAGATTATCAACAAGGTCAAAGTAATAATGACATAGATAGGTTAAATACAGATAATCAGGTAGATGTTTCTGTAAGTACACAGGTAAGTGATCGAGTAATCATTAATGGAAAAGTTGGAGTTCCTGTTGGTACAAAAACACAATCTAGTGTTGTTGGAGAAGTAAAAGTTGAGGTATTGCTAAATAAAGAAGGAAACTTTAGAGGAGTAATTTTTAATCGCCAAAATGAAATTCAATATTCAACAGAAGAAGAAGGCTATACTCAAGGAGTTGGGCTTTCTTACCAAGTTAACTTTAATACTTTATTGGGTTTATTAAAGAAAATTGGTCTTCACAAAATAGCGAGACCCACTTTTAAAAAAGATACCTTAAAAAAGGTAAAAAACGATTTAGATAATTTTGAAGGAAATTAA
- a CDS encoding LTA synthase family protein, whose protein sequence is MKNFKNRLLFNLNYFLLWIGYFVFARLFFLLFYFDKTQELSITTILKTFLYGFRLDSSFAAYLCFIPFLLMIFTVFFLSKNIGKIIKWYTFLIIIFINILLIIDAGLYQSWGIRLDATLLTYLNTPEIMVASTTTFQMISGGIFLLISSSIFIKLFNSTINKKIEKVTIGSWLQAPLFLVIAATLIIPVRGGFQTIPVNQSNVYFSDKMFANHASINFIWNFSNALTHRRDGKNPYKNFETKVAKKIINKTRSELLISSTDPILNTDKPNVILIIWESLTAKVVGALGGEPNVTENLNRLSKEGILFTNFYANGDRTDKGIPAILSGYYPQPNTSVMKMPNKTRSLPMLPKKMIDLGYKTSFYYGGDLNFGNMNTYLRNAGITDIIDGSEFEEKDWNSKWGAHDHVFMERFTKDLSEKQKEPFFKIALTLSSHEPFEFPKEYKFGKDSEINKFRSAHAYTDKTIGNFIENAKKQPWYKNTLIVILSDHGHRSPKHEGAFNSPKKFKIPMLWLGGALHKKGIKINTIASQVDFSYTLLDLLKGDNKEFIFSKNIFNTSKNQYAHYIFNKGFGTLTENSLFVFDYINNKPILKIGKNATKLDSLGKAITQNAFQDFLDRK, encoded by the coding sequence ATGAAAAATTTTAAAAACCGACTTTTATTTAATCTTAACTATTTCCTTTTATGGATTGGTTATTTTGTTTTTGCGCGTCTCTTTTTTTTACTTTTTTATTTTGATAAAACTCAAGAGTTAAGCATTACAACTATTCTAAAAACTTTTTTATACGGTTTCCGTTTAGATAGTTCTTTTGCTGCTTATTTATGTTTTATTCCGTTTTTATTAATGATTTTTACTGTGTTTTTTTTATCAAAAAATATTGGTAAAATTATAAAATGGTACACTTTTCTAATTATTATATTTATTAATATATTATTAATTATTGACGCTGGCTTATATCAATCTTGGGGAATTCGTTTAGATGCAACCTTACTTACTTATCTTAATACTCCTGAAATTATGGTAGCTTCTACCACTACTTTTCAAATGATTTCTGGTGGTATTTTTTTATTGATAAGTTCTTCTATTTTTATTAAATTGTTTAACAGCACCATTAACAAGAAAATAGAAAAAGTAACAATAGGGAGTTGGTTACAAGCACCTTTATTTTTAGTAATTGCGGCTACTTTAATTATTCCTGTTCGAGGTGGTTTTCAGACCATTCCTGTAAACCAGAGTAATGTTTATTTTTCTGATAAAATGTTTGCAAATCATGCTTCGATCAATTTTATATGGAACTTTTCTAATGCTTTAACTCACAGAAGAGATGGTAAAAATCCTTATAAAAATTTTGAGACAAAAGTTGCTAAAAAAATTATAAACAAAACTAGAAGTGAACTTTTAATTTCATCAACAGATCCTATTTTAAATACTGATAAACCAAATGTAATTTTAATCATATGGGAAAGTTTAACAGCTAAAGTTGTTGGCGCTTTGGGTGGAGAACCTAATGTAACAGAAAATTTAAATAGACTTTCTAAAGAAGGAATTCTGTTTACCAATTTTTATGCAAACGGAGATAGAACAGATAAAGGAATTCCTGCTATTTTAAGTGGCTATTATCCACAGCCAAATACAAGCGTTATGAAAATGCCTAACAAAACCAGAAGTTTACCAATGTTACCTAAAAAAATGATTGATTTAGGCTACAAAACTTCTTTTTATTATGGTGGTGATTTAAATTTTGGTAATATGAATACCTATTTAAGAAATGCTGGAATTACAGATATTATAGACGGAAGTGAATTTGAAGAAAAAGATTGGAATTCTAAATGGGGAGCGCATGACCACGTTTTCATGGAACGTTTTACCAAAGATTTATCAGAAAAGCAAAAAGAGCCTTTCTTTAAAATTGCATTAACACTTTCAAGTCATGAACCTTTTGAGTTTCCAAAAGAATATAAATTTGGTAAAGATTCTGAGATAAATAAATTTAGAAGTGCTCATGCATATACAGATAAAACGATTGGCAATTTTATAGAAAACGCAAAAAAACAACCTTGGTATAAAAATACTTTAATTGTTATTCTTTCAGATCACGGACACAGGTCTCCAAAACATGAAGGAGCCTTTAACTCTCCAAAAAAATTTAAAATACCAATGTTATGGTTAGGTGGTGCTTTACATAAAAAAGGAATTAAAATTAATACTATTGCTAGCCAAGTAGATTTCTCTTACACTTTGTTAGATTTACTAAAAGGAGATAATAAGGAGTTTATTTTTAGTAAAAACATTTTTAACACATCTAAAAATCAATACGCACATTATATTTTTAATAAAGGGTTTGGTACACTTACAGAAAACAGTCTTTTTGTTTTTGATTACATAAATAACAAACCTATTTTAAAAATAGGTAAAAATGCTACAAAATTAGATTCTTTAGGCAAAGCCATCACACAAAATGCTTTTCAAGATTTTTTGGATAGAAAATAG
- a CDS encoding RidA family protein, with protein sequence MKKIITTSKAPAPIGPYNQAVLSGNTLYTSGQIAINPTTGELVLDSIKEETKQVMENLKEVLAAAEMTFENVIKTSIFISDMNNFTEINAVYGTYFNEETAPARETVEVANLPKFVNVEISAIAVKY encoded by the coding sequence ATGAAAAAAATAATAACAACAAGTAAAGCACCTGCTCCAATAGGGCCTTATAATCAAGCTGTATTAAGTGGGAATACGCTATATACTTCTGGCCAAATTGCTATAAACCCAACAACTGGAGAGTTGGTTTTAGATTCGATCAAAGAAGAAACGAAACAAGTAATGGAGAATTTAAAAGAAGTTTTAGCTGCAGCAGAGATGACTTTTGAAAACGTCATTAAAACATCAATATTTATATCAGACATGAATAACTTTACTGAAATAAATGCAGTTTATGGAACTTATTTTAATGAAGAAACTGCGCCTGCTAGAGAAACAGTTGAGGTAGCTAACTTACCTAAGTTTGTAAATGTTGAAATTAGTGCAATAGCAGTTAAATACTAG
- the pfkA gene encoding 6-phosphofructokinase produces the protein MKKIKKIAVMTSGGDAPGMNAAIRAVVRSCAYYSLSCVGIYRGYEGLIEDDLIELNARSVHNIINKGGTILKSARSTEFRTKEGRQKAYDNLVEREVDAMVVIGGDGSFTGAVIFNEEFGFPVIGIPGTIDNDIFGTSHTLGYDTALNTAVEAIDKIRDTASSHNRLFFVEVMGRDAGFIALNAGVGAGAEEILIPEEDLGLDRMLESLERSRRAGKSSSIVVVAEGDKSGKNVYELAKYVEENLPEYDVRVSILGHMQRGGSPSCFDRVLASRLGVKAVELLLDGQTNLMVGLKDTEIISTDIKEAISGGHTINYELLRISDIITT, from the coding sequence ATGAAGAAAATAAAAAAAATAGCAGTTATGACTTCTGGAGGAGATGCTCCAGGAATGAATGCCGCAATTAGAGCAGTAGTTAGGTCTTGTGCCTATTATAGCTTGAGTTGTGTAGGTATATATAGGGGGTATGAAGGTCTAATTGAAGACGATCTTATAGAACTGAATGCAAGAAGTGTTCATAACATTATTAACAAAGGAGGAACCATATTAAAATCTGCTAGATCAACTGAATTTAGAACGAAAGAAGGAAGGCAAAAAGCCTATGATAACTTAGTAGAACGTGAGGTAGATGCAATGGTTGTAATTGGCGGTGATGGTTCATTTACAGGAGCAGTAATCTTCAATGAAGAATTCGGCTTTCCAGTAATTGGAATACCAGGTACTATTGATAATGATATTTTTGGTACTTCTCACACTTTAGGGTATGACACAGCGCTTAATACAGCTGTTGAAGCAATTGATAAAATTAGAGATACAGCATCTTCACACAATAGATTATTTTTTGTTGAGGTTATGGGGAGAGATGCTGGTTTTATCGCTTTAAATGCAGGTGTTGGAGCAGGAGCAGAAGAAATCTTAATTCCTGAAGAAGACTTAGGATTAGATAGAATGTTAGAGTCTTTAGAAAGAAGTAGAAGAGCAGGGAAGTCGTCAAGTATTGTTGTAGTGGCAGAAGGTGATAAATCTGGAAAAAACGTATATGAATTAGCTAAATACGTTGAAGAAAACTTGCCAGAATATGATGTAAGAGTTTCTATTCTTGGTCATATGCAAAGAGGAGGTTCCCCTTCTTGTTTCGACAGAGTTTTAGCAAGCAGATTAGGAGTAAAAGCAGTAGAGTTACTATTAGATGGGCAAACTAATTTAATGGTAGGTTTAAAAGATACTGAAATAATTAGTACAGATATAAAGGAAGCAATTTCTGGAGGACATACAATTAACTATGAGCTTTTAAGAATTTCTGATATTATAACAACTTAA
- the tsaD gene encoding tRNA (adenosine(37)-N6)-threonylcarbamoyltransferase complex transferase subunit TsaD produces the protein MEKPVYILAIESSCDDTSASVICDAKVLSNVVANQDVHSKYGGVVPELASRAHQQNIVPVVQQAIEQANIKKEDLSAIAFTRGPGLMGSLLVGTSFAKSLALGLQVPLIDVNHMQAHILAHFIDEEGTKKPPFPFICLTISGGHTQIVKISNHFEMEILGETIDDAVGEAFDKSAKILGLPYPGGPLIDKNAKLGNPKAYSFTKPKVGDLDFSFSGLKTGILYFIQKQQRINPNFIEENLNDICASIQYTIVEILMDKLKNAVKQTGIKHIAIAGGVSANSEIRNRLLLAEKHFGWTTYIPKFEYTTDNAAMIAITGYLKYLNNEYSDISVTAKARLKVTE, from the coding sequence ATGGAAAAACCAGTTTACATATTAGCGATAGAATCTTCTTGCGATGACACAAGTGCATCTGTAATTTGTGATGCAAAAGTATTAAGTAATGTGGTTGCAAACCAAGATGTACACTCAAAATATGGAGGTGTCGTTCCAGAACTAGCTTCAAGAGCTCATCAACAAAACATTGTACCTGTTGTACAACAAGCTATAGAACAGGCTAATATTAAAAAAGAAGATTTATCTGCAATTGCTTTTACTAGAGGACCAGGATTAATGGGCTCTTTATTGGTAGGAACCTCTTTTGCAAAATCGTTGGCTTTAGGCTTACAAGTTCCGTTGATTGATGTTAACCATATGCAAGCTCATATATTAGCACATTTTATAGATGAAGAAGGAACTAAAAAACCTCCTTTTCCTTTTATTTGTTTAACAATTAGTGGAGGTCATACACAAATAGTAAAAATTTCCAATCATTTTGAAATGGAAATTTTAGGTGAAACTATAGATGATGCTGTTGGTGAAGCTTTTGATAAGTCGGCAAAAATTTTAGGCTTACCTTATCCCGGAGGTCCTTTAATTGATAAAAACGCAAAACTAGGAAACCCAAAAGCATATTCTTTTACAAAACCAAAAGTAGGTGATTTAGACTTTAGTTTTAGCGGTTTAAAAACCGGAATTTTATATTTTATTCAGAAACAACAAAGAATAAACCCTAACTTTATAGAAGAAAATCTAAACGATATTTGTGCGTCTATTCAATATACAATTGTAGAAATTTTAATGGATAAATTAAAAAATGCTGTTAAACAAACGGGTATAAAACATATTGCAATTGCTGGTGGAGTTTCTGCAAATTCAGAAATTAGAAATCGTTTACTATTAGCAGAAAAACATTTTGGGTGGACAACTTATATTCCAAAATTTGAATACACAACAGACAATGCAGCTATGATTGCCATTACGGGGTATTTGAAATATCTAAATAATGAGTATTCAGATATTTCTGTAACAGCAAAAGCACGATTAAAAGTTACAGAATAA